In Clarias gariepinus isolate MV-2021 ecotype Netherlands chromosome 1, CGAR_prim_01v2, whole genome shotgun sequence, one DNA window encodes the following:
- the LOC128520158 gene encoding Fc receptor-like protein 5 isoform X2: MELSPQTVIVLLISLIPVSHTQVGPKAGVSIKPDTHVYRGESVTLRCDIQGGEDTEWTYSWYKNNYRLAVRMGYGFYTGSTRQKYILRFVSEPDSGDYTCQGWDGDSQSSLISDVVTLTVSERPALSVSPQSWLTQGDSVTLSCVVTKSSTGWKFSWYADYPYRKIRDSHGDIVYGASYTICPAALNHTGVYWCDAQREGLSLRFSSNKQLLWIAGESPPVSLTINPSRTQHFTNDSLSLSCEDQSNSTELRVNRYTHSEKVSSCSRWGSVTGSICKISSLSTSHTGVYWCESESGENSNPVNITVYDGDVILESPVHPVSKGHPLTLRCLYRNTKSLNLRADFHKDGSVVRTQTTGEMIIPRVLKSDEGFYSCKHPERGESAKSWVAVRGSGPLCIEGSSGVEAPFSVLMLISSVVTASPYLLVTIILLFKCYRARAAELTTF, encoded by the exons ATGGAGCTCAGTCCACAAACTGTGATTGTCT tGCTGAtttcacttatcccagtgtcacATACTCAAG tggGTCCTAAAGCTGGGGTGTCCATAAAGCCTGATACACATGTGTACAGAGGTGAGAGCGTTACTCTCAGATGTGACATACAGGGAGGAGAAGACACTGAGTGGACATACAGCTGGTATAAGAACAATTACAGACTTGCCGTTCGCATGGGCTACGGATTCTATACAGGCAGCACAAGGCAGAAGTACATTCTCCGTTTTGTTAGTGAGCCTGACAGTGGTGACTACACCTGCCAAGGATGGGACGGTGATTCTCAGAGCTCACTGATCAGTGATGTTGTTACACTGACTGTTTCAG AGAGGCCAGCACTGAGTGTATCTCCACAGAGCTGGCTGACTCAAGGAGACTCAGTGACTTTAAGCTGTGTGGTTACAAAGTCCTCTACAGGATGGAAATTCAGCTGGTACGCAGATTATCCCTACAGAAAAATCAGAGACAGTCACGGCGATATTGTTTATGGAGCCTCCTACACAATCTGTCCTGCCGCTCTTaatcacacaggagtttatTGGTGCGATGCGCAGAGAGAAGGGTTGTCCTTGAGATTTTCATCCAATAAGCAGCTACTATGGATCGCTG gtgaatctcctccagtctctctgaCCATCAATCCCagcagaactcaacactttactaatgactctctctcactgagctgtgaggaccagagTAACTCTACTGAACTAAGAGTGAAccgatacacacacagtgaaaaagTGTCAAGTTGTTCACGTTGGGGATCAGTTACAGGATCTATATGTAAAATCAGCTCCCTCTCCACATCccacactggagtttactggtgtgagtCTGAATCTGGAGAAAACAGTAATCCTGTCAACATCACAGTGTATG ATGGTGATGTGATCCTGGAGAGTCCTGTCCATCCTGTCTCTAAGGGACATCCTCTGACTCTACGATGTTTATATCGCAACACAAAGTCCTTAAACCTCCGAGCTGATTTCCATAAAGATGGATCAGTTGTCCGAACACAGACGACAGGAGAGATGATCATCCCTAGGGTCTTAAAGTCAGATGAGGGTTTCTACTCCTGTAAACACCCGGAGAGAGGAGAGTCTGCGAAAAGCTGGGTAGCAGTCAGGG gGTCAGGTCCATTATGTATAGAAGGCTCATCAGGTGTAGAAGCTCCATTCTCAGTGCTCATGCTGATCAGTAGTGTAGTGACGGCATCTCCGTATCTGCTGGTCACCATCATTCTGCTGTTCAAATGTTACAGAGCTCGAG CTGCTGAGCTGACTACATTCTAA
- the LOC128520158 gene encoding Fc receptor-like protein 5 isoform X3 — translation MELSPQTVIVLLISLIPVSHTQVGPKAGVSIKPDTHVYRGESVTLRCDIQGGEDTEWTYSWYKNNYRLAVRMGYGFYTGSTRQKYILRFVSEPDSGDYTCQGWDGDSQSSLISDVVTLTVSERPALSVSPQSWLTQGDSVTLSCVVTKSSTGWKFSWYADYPYRKIRDSHGDIVYGASYTICPAALNHTGVYWCDAQREGLSLRFSSNKQLLWIAGESPPVSLTINPSRTQHFTNDSLSLSCEDQSNSTELRVNRYTHSEKVSSCSRWGSVTGSICKISSLSTSHTGVYWCESESGENSNPVNITVYDGDVILESPVHPVSKGHPLTLRCLYRNTKSLNLRADFHKDGSVVRTQTTGEMIIPRVLKSDEGFYSCKHPERGESAKSWVAVRGSGPLCIEGSSGVEAPFSVLMLISSVVTASPYLLVTIILLFKCYRARGQT, via the exons ATGGAGCTCAGTCCACAAACTGTGATTGTCT tGCTGAtttcacttatcccagtgtcacATACTCAAG tggGTCCTAAAGCTGGGGTGTCCATAAAGCCTGATACACATGTGTACAGAGGTGAGAGCGTTACTCTCAGATGTGACATACAGGGAGGAGAAGACACTGAGTGGACATACAGCTGGTATAAGAACAATTACAGACTTGCCGTTCGCATGGGCTACGGATTCTATACAGGCAGCACAAGGCAGAAGTACATTCTCCGTTTTGTTAGTGAGCCTGACAGTGGTGACTACACCTGCCAAGGATGGGACGGTGATTCTCAGAGCTCACTGATCAGTGATGTTGTTACACTGACTGTTTCAG AGAGGCCAGCACTGAGTGTATCTCCACAGAGCTGGCTGACTCAAGGAGACTCAGTGACTTTAAGCTGTGTGGTTACAAAGTCCTCTACAGGATGGAAATTCAGCTGGTACGCAGATTATCCCTACAGAAAAATCAGAGACAGTCACGGCGATATTGTTTATGGAGCCTCCTACACAATCTGTCCTGCCGCTCTTaatcacacaggagtttatTGGTGCGATGCGCAGAGAGAAGGGTTGTCCTTGAGATTTTCATCCAATAAGCAGCTACTATGGATCGCTG gtgaatctcctccagtctctctgaCCATCAATCCCagcagaactcaacactttactaatgactctctctcactgagctgtgaggaccagagTAACTCTACTGAACTAAGAGTGAAccgatacacacacagtgaaaaagTGTCAAGTTGTTCACGTTGGGGATCAGTTACAGGATCTATATGTAAAATCAGCTCCCTCTCCACATCccacactggagtttactggtgtgagtCTGAATCTGGAGAAAACAGTAATCCTGTCAACATCACAGTGTATG ATGGTGATGTGATCCTGGAGAGTCCTGTCCATCCTGTCTCTAAGGGACATCCTCTGACTCTACGATGTTTATATCGCAACACAAAGTCCTTAAACCTCCGAGCTGATTTCCATAAAGATGGATCAGTTGTCCGAACACAGACGACAGGAGAGATGATCATCCCTAGGGTCTTAAAGTCAGATGAGGGTTTCTACTCCTGTAAACACCCGGAGAGAGGAGAGTCTGCGAAAAGCTGGGTAGCAGTCAGGG gGTCAGGTCCATTATGTATAGAAGGCTCATCAGGTGTAGAAGCTCCATTCTCAGTGCTCATGCTGATCAGTAGTGTAGTGACGGCATCTCCGTATCTGCTGGTCACCATCATTCTGCTGTTCAAATGTTACAGAGCTCGAG GGCAGACCTGA
- the LOC128520158 gene encoding Fc receptor-like protein 5 isoform X1, which translates to MELSPQTVIVLLISLIPVSHTQVGPKAGVSIKPDTHVYRGESVTLRCDIQGGEDTEWTYSWYKNNYRLAVRMGYGFYTGSTRQKYILRFVSEPDSGDYTCQGWDGDSQSSLISDVVTLTVSERPALSVSPQSWLTQGDSVTLSCVVTKSSTGWKFSWYADYPYRKIRDSHGDIVYGASYTICPAALNHTGVYWCDAQREGLSLRFSSNKQLLWIAGESPPVSLTINPSRTQHFTNDSLSLSCEDQSNSTELRVNRYTHSEKVSSCSRWGSVTGSICKISSLSTSHTGVYWCESESGENSNPVNITVYDGDVILESPVHPVSKGHPLTLRCLYRNTKSLNLRADFHKDGSVVRTQTTGEMIIPRVLKSDEGFYSCKHPERGESAKSWVAVRGSGPLCIEGSSGVEAPFSVLMLISSVVTASPYLLVTIILLFKCYRARGKNSFTHNFSDNTYTNFN; encoded by the exons ATGGAGCTCAGTCCACAAACTGTGATTGTCT tGCTGAtttcacttatcccagtgtcacATACTCAAG tggGTCCTAAAGCTGGGGTGTCCATAAAGCCTGATACACATGTGTACAGAGGTGAGAGCGTTACTCTCAGATGTGACATACAGGGAGGAGAAGACACTGAGTGGACATACAGCTGGTATAAGAACAATTACAGACTTGCCGTTCGCATGGGCTACGGATTCTATACAGGCAGCACAAGGCAGAAGTACATTCTCCGTTTTGTTAGTGAGCCTGACAGTGGTGACTACACCTGCCAAGGATGGGACGGTGATTCTCAGAGCTCACTGATCAGTGATGTTGTTACACTGACTGTTTCAG AGAGGCCAGCACTGAGTGTATCTCCACAGAGCTGGCTGACTCAAGGAGACTCAGTGACTTTAAGCTGTGTGGTTACAAAGTCCTCTACAGGATGGAAATTCAGCTGGTACGCAGATTATCCCTACAGAAAAATCAGAGACAGTCACGGCGATATTGTTTATGGAGCCTCCTACACAATCTGTCCTGCCGCTCTTaatcacacaggagtttatTGGTGCGATGCGCAGAGAGAAGGGTTGTCCTTGAGATTTTCATCCAATAAGCAGCTACTATGGATCGCTG gtgaatctcctccagtctctctgaCCATCAATCCCagcagaactcaacactttactaatgactctctctcactgagctgtgaggaccagagTAACTCTACTGAACTAAGAGTGAAccgatacacacacagtgaaaaagTGTCAAGTTGTTCACGTTGGGGATCAGTTACAGGATCTATATGTAAAATCAGCTCCCTCTCCACATCccacactggagtttactggtgtgagtCTGAATCTGGAGAAAACAGTAATCCTGTCAACATCACAGTGTATG ATGGTGATGTGATCCTGGAGAGTCCTGTCCATCCTGTCTCTAAGGGACATCCTCTGACTCTACGATGTTTATATCGCAACACAAAGTCCTTAAACCTCCGAGCTGATTTCCATAAAGATGGATCAGTTGTCCGAACACAGACGACAGGAGAGATGATCATCCCTAGGGTCTTAAAGTCAGATGAGGGTTTCTACTCCTGTAAACACCCGGAGAGAGGAGAGTCTGCGAAAAGCTGGGTAGCAGTCAGGG gGTCAGGTCCATTATGTATAGAAGGCTCATCAGGTGTAGAAGCTCCATTCTCAGTGCTCATGCTGATCAGTAGTGTAGTGACGGCATCTCCGTATCTGCTGGTCACCATCATTCTGCTGTTCAAATGTTACAGAGCTCGAGGTAAGAACTCTTTCACTCACAATTTTTCAGATAACACCTACACTAACTTTAATTAG